One stretch of Longimicrobium sp. DNA includes these proteins:
- the ribD gene encoding bifunctional diaminohydroxyphosphoribosylaminopyrimidine deaminase/5-amino-6-(5-phosphoribosylamino)uracil reductase RibD: MTEVTEQDRGWMRRAIALAANGWGRVAPNPMVGCVIVRDGEVVGEGWHTEYGRPHAEPEALLAAGEQARGATAYVSLEPCSHWGKTPPCTDALIAAGVRRVVFGGFDPNPKASGGADVLRAAGIDAVGGVEAQAVRDQNAIFFHAHSPLGAERPFIALKLAMSLDARIADRDGRSVWITGEESRAEVHRLRAGYDAVAVGIGT, translated from the coding sequence GTGACTGAAGTCACCGAGCAGGATCGCGGGTGGATGCGGCGGGCCATCGCGCTCGCGGCCAACGGGTGGGGCAGGGTGGCCCCCAACCCGATGGTCGGCTGCGTAATCGTGCGCGATGGGGAGGTCGTGGGCGAGGGATGGCACACGGAGTACGGCCGTCCGCACGCCGAGCCCGAGGCCCTGCTCGCCGCGGGCGAGCAGGCGCGCGGCGCGACGGCGTACGTTTCGCTGGAGCCGTGCAGCCACTGGGGAAAGACACCGCCGTGCACCGACGCGCTGATCGCGGCCGGTGTGCGGCGCGTCGTTTTCGGCGGGTTCGATCCCAACCCCAAGGCGTCCGGCGGCGCCGACGTGCTCCGGGCCGCGGGGATCGATGCGGTCGGTGGCGTGGAGGCGCAGGCAGTCCGCGATCAGAACGCCATCTTCTTCCACGCCCACTCGCCGCTCGGCGCCGAGCGCCCGTTCATCGCGCTGAAGCTGGCGATGTCGCTCGACGCCCGCATCGCCGACCGCGACGGGCGCTCCGTCTGGATCACCGGTGAAGAGTCACGAGCCGAGGTGCACCGCCTCCGCGCCGGCTACGACGCCGTGGCAGTCGGCATCGGCACC